A stretch of the Cyanobacterium stanieri LEGE 03274 genome encodes the following:
- a CDS encoding ATP-binding protein, with translation MLNSVFKSCYPRLEILSGNLQLDLFAAKLKSVVENKAPQVYQNPDLFFANTFPTDGIKTLIREVFTRLSGKGSGSPILRLETSFGGGKTHDEIAIWHIAKSGRTIQGLERFTDLDIIPTQPIQVAAIDGRDLDAENGVIHQDTGVTTYTLWGEIAYQIGGVEGYQLLQKSDRTLLSPGTSVMEALIKDKPTVIMLDEIARYLSMARGKKVEDSNLGKQVVSFLFSLMDLASATNNLVLVYSLASSSDTFAEETNELKELLSASARQERILTPSTDVEIYNIVKQRLFDSVDEEAGKKVASAYLQMYKTAPLNLPDSCKDATYAEAIAQSYPFHPELFNLLTKKIATIDEFQRTRGALRLLAQLVRYVWNNHHKNDEDNPENNLPLIHTHHIPMGKEENITNELTSKIQRNTMRPAINADIFNPTGRKAYAQQQDEQWLIAGKPPFTSYVARTIFLHSLNYGISAGIRQAELNLSLLTPKVELNFVDNTLEKLQTVAWYLDVDPITTIARFKEEPSINKIITEEKEQIGRGEAKEELRKRRDTIFAKKFFTPISAPNNPVDVDDRPDDVVLCLMDFDDITIAESTEFAPSSLVDILNKTGESGRFRIYRNRILFLVANKGELEKAIDVTKEYKAIQSILKSQTRLEDLSQTQQKQLKQRGADKELGVRQGISNAYRHLFYPDFDPIKAPEGLKHFILSPQDANTVKGKNNQQDIILKALKDCQKIRGDEPLKPYAPAYIQQKVWPAGLDNITTKAIKETFVKDLGLKFLLDQEISLFRDTIRQGLVDGIWDLEVNSPDKKTTYIKTDTPLSNLPPLIEFSDKYILYRRGILQPPQPKIIELSGQVINPETKEVRVRWKANNALAVTLYQDNSLVGDNFRYSDEYATTIEKLTVFKVVANYGDGETATQEITMDLVTSRMKEKTGNYVVDNNDLFKIIKPTEIVKDGTINGTFNYLKDECLDNKIKGISSIIFTVDNVMDYRKINTALPLLNRPQLWSIKIDQSITIQAPEQFLRLEYQGEVNNFRTLFNTVNSLLNIPNNEAIISLTITLDFVNPIVPDGTEFNMIFDHLKRNPVDRLSLRAMLVNDEKTSP, from the coding sequence ATGCTCAACTCCGTTTTTAAAAGTTGTTATCCTAGATTAGAAATATTATCAGGAAACTTACAACTAGATCTTTTTGCCGCCAAATTAAAATCGGTAGTTGAAAACAAAGCCCCTCAAGTTTATCAAAATCCAGACTTATTTTTTGCCAATACTTTCCCCACTGATGGCATAAAAACCCTCATTAGAGAAGTATTTACCCGTCTAAGTGGTAAAGGTAGCGGTTCACCTATTCTACGCCTCGAAACCAGCTTTGGGGGCGGTAAAACCCATGATGAGATAGCGATTTGGCATATTGCTAAATCTGGGCGTACCATTCAAGGTTTAGAGAGATTTACGGATTTAGATATTATTCCTACTCAACCGATTCAAGTAGCCGCCATTGATGGGAGAGATTTGGATGCAGAAAATGGGGTAATTCATCAAGACACAGGGGTAACGACTTATACTTTGTGGGGTGAAATTGCCTATCAGATAGGGGGAGTAGAAGGTTATCAATTATTGCAAAAGAGCGATCGCACCTTATTAAGCCCCGGTACATCAGTGATGGAAGCCTTAATAAAAGATAAACCGACGGTAATCATGCTAGATGAAATTGCCCGTTATCTAAGCATGGCAAGGGGGAAAAAAGTAGAAGATAGTAACCTAGGAAAACAGGTAGTTAGTTTCCTATTTTCGTTAATGGATTTAGCATCTGCCACCAATAACCTAGTCTTAGTGTATTCCCTAGCCTCTAGTAGTGATACCTTTGCCGAGGAAACCAACGAATTAAAAGAATTATTGAGCGCCTCCGCCCGTCAAGAAAGAATTTTAACCCCTAGCACCGATGTAGAAATATATAATATTGTTAAACAAAGACTTTTCGACTCCGTAGATGAAGAAGCAGGGAAAAAAGTAGCTTCGGCTTATCTGCAAATGTATAAAACAGCGCCCCTTAATTTGCCCGATAGTTGTAAAGATGCTACCTATGCCGAAGCCATTGCCCAAAGTTATCCCTTCCATCCCGAATTATTTAATCTCCTTACCAAAAAAATCGCCACCATCGATGAATTTCAACGTACCAGGGGCGCTCTACGCCTACTAGCCCAACTGGTGCGTTATGTGTGGAATAATCATCATAAAAATGATGAAGATAACCCAGAAAACAATCTGCCCTTGATTCATACCCACCACATACCCATGGGTAAAGAAGAAAATATCACCAACGAATTAACCTCCAAAATTCAAAGAAACACCATGCGCCCTGCCATTAACGCAGATATTTTTAACCCCACAGGCAGAAAAGCCTACGCCCAACAACAGGATGAGCAATGGTTAATAGCGGGGAAACCTCCCTTTACCTCCTATGTAGCCAGAACTATTTTTCTTCATTCCCTTAACTATGGTATCAGTGCCGGGATTCGTCAAGCTGAGTTGAATTTATCCCTTCTCACTCCGAAAGTTGAATTAAATTTTGTTGATAACACCCTAGAAAAATTACAAACCGTGGCATGGTATTTGGATGTTGACCCTATTACTACCATAGCAAGATTTAAAGAAGAACCCTCCATCAATAAAATTATCACAGAAGAAAAAGAGCAGATAGGCAGGGGAGAAGCAAAAGAAGAATTACGCAAACGCCGAGATACTATCTTTGCCAAAAAGTTTTTTACCCCCATCAGCGCCCCCAACAACCCCGTTGATGTGGACGATCGCCCCGATGATGTGGTATTGTGTCTTATGGATTTTGATGACATTACCATCGCCGAATCGACGGAATTTGCCCCTTCTTCGTTAGTTGATATTCTCAATAAGACGGGAGAATCAGGACGTTTTCGTATTTATCGTAACCGTATTTTGTTCTTGGTTGCCAATAAAGGAGAGTTGGAAAAAGCCATAGACGTGACGAAGGAATATAAAGCCATCCAAAGCATCCTCAAATCCCAGACAAGGCTAGAAGACTTATCCCAAACCCAACAAAAACAACTCAAACAAAGGGGCGCTGACAAAGAATTAGGAGTCAGACAAGGTATTTCTAACGCCTATCGTCACCTATTCTATCCCGACTTTGACCCAATCAAAGCTCCTGAAGGCTTAAAACATTTCATTTTATCTCCCCAAGATGCCAACACCGTCAAAGGTAAAAATAATCAACAGGATATTATCTTAAAAGCGCTCAAAGACTGTCAAAAAATTCGGGGAGATGAACCCCTTAAACCCTATGCCCCAGCTTATATCCAACAAAAAGTATGGCCAGCAGGGTTGGATAATATTACCACCAAAGCCATCAAAGAAACCTTTGTTAAGGATTTGGGTTTAAAATTTTTATTAGATCAAGAAATCTCCCTCTTTCGGGATACCATTCGCCAAGGGTTGGTTGATGGTATTTGGGATTTGGAGGTTAACTCACCAGACAAAAAGACAACCTATATTAAAACCGATACTCCTTTAAGCAATCTTCCCCCCCTCATCGAGTTTTCCGACAAATATATTCTTTATCGTCGGGGTATTTTACAACCGCCCCAGCCCAAGATAATTGAACTTTCTGGGCAAGTTATTAACCCTGAAACAAAAGAGGTTAGGGTGCGCTGGAAAGCTAATAATGCCTTAGCAGTTACTTTATATCAGGATAATAGTCTAGTGGGTGATAACTTCCGTTATAGCGATGAATATGCCACCACCATTGAGAAGTTAACCGTCTTTAAAGTAGTGGCTAATTATGGTGATGGTGAAACGGCTACCCAAGAAATTACCATGGATTTAGTTACTTCTAGGATGAAGGAAAAAACAGGTAATTATGTGGTTGATAATAATGATCTTTTTAAGATTATTAAACCTACTGAAATTGTCAAAGATGGTACTATTAATGGTACTTTTAATTATTTAAAAGATGAATGTTTAGATAATAAAATCAAGGGAATTTCTAGCATTATTTTTACTGTGGATAATGTGATGGATTATCGTAAAATTAATACGGCTTTACCTTTGTTAAATAGACCTCAATTATGGTCAATAAAAATAGATCAAAGTATTACAATTCAAGCCCCAGAACAGTTTTTACGCCTAGAATATCAGGGAGAGGTTAATAATTTTAGAACTTTGTTTAATACTGTTAATAGTTTACTAAATATTCCTAATAATGAGGCAATAATATCGTTAACTATTACCCTTGATTTTGTTAATCCTATCGTACCTGATGGTACGGAATTTAATATGATTTTTGATCATTTGAAGCGTAATCCTGTGGATAGATTGAGTTTAAGGGCGATGTTAGTTAATGATGAGAAAACATCTCCATAA
- the mreD gene encoding rod shape-determining protein MreD, with product MILKTRIIQPILVILISITISCLLLMWRIPGMELVGVTPNWLLIWLVVWSVKRNLWQSMVAAVSLGLIWDSISGDFPTHVLGLAVIALLTSNVYQGEYIKEDVISIVVIVFGMVIISDTVTALQYSLQTNLPLRDIWLKYQQHSLASAIISSLWTPLLYYPFNHFINPSKKSRRP from the coding sequence ATGATCCTCAAAACTAGAATCATTCAACCAATCCTGGTGATTCTCATCTCCATTACTATTTCTTGTCTATTACTAATGTGGCGTATTCCAGGCATGGAATTAGTGGGAGTTACCCCCAATTGGCTACTAATTTGGTTGGTAGTGTGGAGCGTCAAAAGAAATCTATGGCAAAGTATGGTAGCCGCTGTTTCCCTGGGTTTGATTTGGGATAGTATCAGTGGAGATTTTCCCACCCATGTTTTAGGATTAGCAGTGATAGCCCTTTTGACGAGTAATGTTTATCAGGGGGAATATATCAAAGAAGACGTTATCTCTATTGTGGTAATTGTCTTTGGTATGGTTATTATCAGTGATACTGTTACCGCCCTACAATATAGTTTACAAACGAATCTTCCTTTGAGGGATATTTGGTTAAAATACCAACAGCATTCCCTTGCTTCGGCAATTATTAGTAGTTTATGGACACCCTTACTTTATTATCCTTTCAATCATTTTATTAATCCCTCTAAAAAATCTCGTCGTCCCTGA
- a CDS encoding ABC transporter ATP-binding protein, with protein MTSKSSNSPLSRLLEYSPKYRGLIYRAVSCSVLNKLFDLAPPVLIGAAVDVVVQRDESAIARFGFESVFSQLLVLTVLSVIIWTLESLFEYAYERLWRNLAQNIQHDLRLDAYSHIQSLELEYFENKSTGRLLSVLNDDINQLERFLDVGANEILQVLTTVIIIGLAFFILTPTTAWMAVVPIPVIIWGAIAFQKFLEPLYGDVREKVSLLNGRLSNNLSGITTIKSFTTETYEIERIKADSEAYRRSNQRAIAYSAAFVPLIRFVILVGFTSILLFGGLQVEEGTLAVGTYSVLVFMTQRLLWPLTRLGQTLDLYQRAMASTTRVMALLDTPIQIHSGDTPLSLTDTQGDIYLKDVTFSYFEREPVLKNLNLHIEAGKTTAIVGSTGSGKSTIIKLLLRLYEINSGIITLDGTNIQDIVLYDLRKAMGLVSQEVFLFHGSVRENIAYGSPNATEDDVISAAKIAEAHQFIMELPQGYDTVVGERGQKLSGGQRQRLSIARAILKNPPILILDEATSAVDNETEAAIARSLQYITKDRTTIMIAHRLSTIRHADCIYVMEKGKIIEQGKHEELIAHNGIYQSLWQVQTGETVNC; from the coding sequence ATGACCTCAAAATCATCTAATAGCCCTCTTTCAAGACTTTTAGAATATTCTCCTAAATACCGTGGTTTAATTTATCGGGCGGTGAGTTGTTCGGTATTAAACAAGTTGTTTGATTTGGCGCCCCCTGTGTTAATTGGTGCGGCGGTGGATGTGGTGGTTCAAAGGGATGAAAGTGCGATCGCCCGATTCGGTTTTGAGAGCGTCTTTTCTCAGTTGTTGGTATTAACGGTGTTATCGGTAATCATTTGGACGTTAGAATCTTTGTTTGAATATGCCTACGAGCGTTTATGGCGCAATTTAGCCCAAAATATCCAACATGATTTGAGGCTGGATGCTTATAGTCATATCCAAAGTTTGGAATTAGAATATTTTGAAAATAAAAGCACTGGTCGTTTATTATCGGTATTGAATGATGATATTAACCAGTTAGAAAGATTTTTGGATGTGGGCGCCAATGAAATTTTACAGGTGCTTACTACCGTAATTATCATCGGTTTAGCCTTTTTTATTCTTACTCCTACCACCGCTTGGATGGCCGTTGTACCCATTCCCGTGATCATTTGGGGGGCGATCGCCTTTCAGAAGTTTCTCGAGCCTCTATACGGTGATGTAAGGGAAAAAGTAAGCCTTTTAAATGGTCGTTTGAGCAATAATCTGAGCGGTATTACCACCATCAAAAGTTTTACCACCGAAACCTATGAAATTGAGAGGATAAAAGCCGACAGTGAAGCCTATCGTCGCAGTAATCAAAGGGCGATCGCCTATAGTGCCGCTTTTGTACCCCTAATTCGTTTTGTAATCTTGGTTGGCTTTACCAGCATCCTTTTATTTGGAGGCTTACAGGTAGAAGAAGGTACACTGGCCGTGGGTACTTATAGTGTACTGGTATTTATGACCCAACGGCTATTATGGCCCCTTACCCGTCTTGGGCAAACCCTCGATTTATATCAAAGGGCAATGGCTTCCACCACTAGGGTAATGGCATTGTTAGACACTCCTATTCAGATTCACTCTGGGGATACTCCTTTATCCCTTACGGATACCCAAGGGGATATTTACTTAAAGGATGTTACCTTTTCCTATTTTGAAAGAGAACCTGTGTTAAAAAACCTTAATCTTCATATTGAGGCAGGAAAAACCACCGCCATTGTTGGCTCAACAGGTTCGGGAAAAAGTACCATTATTAAGCTACTCCTCCGACTCTATGAAATTAATTCGGGGATAATTACCCTCGATGGCACTAATATCCAAGATATTGTCCTTTACGACTTGCGCAAAGCCATGGGCTTAGTAAGTCAAGAGGTGTTTTTATTCCATGGTAGCGTTAGGGAAAATATTGCCTACGGTAGCCCCAACGCCACAGAAGATGATGTTATTTCTGCCGCCAAAATAGCCGAAGCCCACCAGTTTATTATGGAATTACCCCAAGGATACGATACCGTAGTGGGTGAAAGGGGACAAAAATTATCAGGAGGACAAAGACAAAGATTATCTATTGCTCGGGCAATTTTGAAAAATCCCCCTATTCTTATCCTTGATGAGGCAACCTCCGCCGTTGACAATGAAACAGAAGCTGCGATCGCCCGTTCCCTACAATATATTACCAAAGATCGTACCACCATCATGATCGCCCATCGTCTTTCCACTATTCGCCATGCCGACTGTATTTACGTTATGGAAAAAGGAAAAATTATCGAACAGGGTAAACATGAAGAATTAATCGCCCATAATGGTATTTATCAAAGTCTATGGCAAGTGCAAACAGGGGAAACAGTAAATTGTTAA
- the tnpA gene encoding IS200/IS605 family transposase, translated as MAYWQLYYHIVWATKERLPLINFSIEERLHKYIVNKSKEFSCIVHGINSMPNHIHLLVSIPPNMAVSEYVRKIKGSSSNFVGKIDNNAFYWQNGYGIFTVGKRGLPMVIDYIKNQKQHHRDNTIINELEKINF; from the coding sequence ATGGCATACTGGCAATTATATTATCACATCGTATGGGCAACAAAGGAAAGATTACCCCTGATTAATTTCTCCATAGAAGAAAGATTACATAAATATATTGTTAATAAGTCAAAGGAATTTAGTTGTATCGTTCATGGTATTAATAGTATGCCAAATCATATTCATTTATTAGTCTCAATTCCTCCAAATATGGCAGTATCTGAATATGTAAGAAAAATTAAGGGTAGTAGTTCTAATTTCGTTGGCAAAATAGATAATAATGCTTTCTATTGGCAGAATGGCTACGGCATTTTCACGGTGGGAAAAAGAGGTTTACCCATGGTAATTGATTATATAAAAAACCAAAAACAACATCATCGGGATAACACAATTATTAATGAGTTAGAAAAGATTAATTTTTAA
- a CDS encoding DEAD/DEAH box helicase, producing MSILRGSFIVKNHFKYFFIWSEEWKQLGTEKYDLQTRDIYNYPFQSDSLDNLISTLEKYQLIIDSKDHKSLKLDKIKNKELVLFPVQKKPRSKTVVPLLYEQFVAIENKLSTVILYPWKVEGIKLNFIETINFLRKIPLNNEDYIGSDLRFWSHVYRWSLDLICRQKFLPTIDDHNKSFWQPLLDSNIDQVRLTKFVQTMPSLCRCYVESEESPTIDPQELILDFLTNIVDLQIRELLEEPNLSGTDLTVEPWVNSLVKTDINYCDLPSTESKRLKMAFDHWTLPIQDNLITSDFQLSKKQYRICFKLTPPAGSENNYDNWKLDYYLQAIDNPDFLVPSEQIWQHSHPELEIDDRTIENPQEILLKGLGLAAKIYPHIATSLEESMPNSCQLNAIDAYQFIRSSVWQLQDNGLGVILPDGLAEGAGEKRLGVKIEAKVNLKKGERLNLNSLLNYNLKVAVGDKVLTNKEFQNLLAQKSPIVEVDGQWLALQPADVKAAQDILDQANSNINLTVEDALRLSGGNGETIAKLPVVSFESSGALSELINSVHDYQKIKILPTPKTFKGDLREYQKAGFSWLYFLEKWNLGACLADDMGLGKTIQLIAFLLRLKQDKLLTKPCIIICPTSVMNNWAREIQKFAPSLKALIHHGEQRKKGKTFAKEASKQDVMITSYALVFRDLDALKGVDWQGVILDEAQNIKNPQAKQTQAIRQLDGDFRIALTGTPVENRLSELWSILEFLNPGYLGTQQFFQRRFTLPIEKYGDQDSLKTLRSLVQPFILRRLKTDKNIIQDLPEKQEMNVYCGLSPEQAHLYQSLVDDSLEKINDSKGIQRHGLVLTLLMKLKQVCNHPAHFLKENRLDFEPRSGKLLRLEEMLEEIVAEGDRTLIFTQFTEWGNLLQPYLEKKLGVDVMFLSGSTKMEKRQEMVDRFQNDPQGPPIFILSLKAGGTGLNLTKANHVFHFDRWWNPAVENQATDRAFRIGQTQNVQVHKFICSGTLEEKINDILESKKQLAEQTINSGEDWLTDLDSDQLRNLLVLDRNAVL from the coding sequence ATGTCAATTTTGCGTGGTAGTTTTATTGTCAAAAATCATTTCAAATATTTTTTTATTTGGAGTGAAGAATGGAAACAATTAGGCACAGAAAAATACGATTTACAAACCAGAGATATTTATAATTATCCTTTCCAAAGTGATTCCTTAGACAATCTTATCTCTACCCTTGAAAAATATCAATTAATCATTGATTCAAAAGATCATAAATCTTTAAAATTAGACAAGATAAAAAATAAAGAATTAGTTTTATTCCCCGTTCAAAAAAAACCCAGATCAAAAACAGTTGTACCGCTTCTATATGAACAATTTGTGGCGATTGAAAACAAATTAAGTACCGTTATTTTATATCCTTGGAAAGTAGAAGGAATCAAACTTAACTTCATTGAAACCATCAACTTTTTAAGAAAAATTCCCCTCAACAATGAAGACTATATCGGCTCAGATTTGAGATTTTGGAGTCATGTATATCGTTGGAGTTTAGACTTAATTTGTCGTCAAAAATTTCTACCTACCATTGATGACCATAACAAGAGTTTTTGGCAACCTTTATTAGATAGTAATATTGACCAAGTTAGGCTGACCAAATTTGTACAAACTATGCCCTCTTTGTGTAGGTGTTATGTAGAATCAGAAGAATCACCCACCATTGATCCTCAAGAATTAATTTTAGACTTTTTAACCAACATTGTTGATTTACAAATTAGAGAATTATTAGAAGAACCTAATCTATCTGGTACGGATTTAACCGTTGAACCATGGGTAAATTCCCTTGTAAAAACTGATATAAATTATTGTGATTTGCCATCTACAGAAAGTAAACGGTTAAAGATGGCCTTTGATCATTGGACATTACCCATTCAAGACAATTTAATCACCTCTGATTTTCAACTTTCCAAAAAACAATATCGTATCTGTTTTAAATTAACTCCCCCCGCAGGTTCAGAAAATAACTATGATAATTGGAAATTGGATTATTATTTACAAGCCATTGATAATCCCGATTTTCTTGTACCTTCCGAGCAAATTTGGCAACATTCCCACCCCGAATTGGAAATTGACGATCGCACCATAGAAAATCCCCAAGAAATCCTCTTAAAAGGTTTAGGTTTGGCGGCGAAGATATATCCCCATATTGCCACGAGTTTGGAGGAGTCCATGCCCAATAGTTGCCAATTAAATGCCATCGATGCCTATCAATTCATCCGTAGTTCCGTCTGGCAATTACAGGATAACGGTTTGGGGGTTATCTTACCCGATGGACTCGCCGAAGGTGCAGGAGAAAAACGCTTGGGGGTAAAAATAGAAGCTAAGGTAAACCTGAAAAAAGGAGAGCGGTTAAACCTCAATAGCCTATTGAATTATAATCTCAAAGTTGCCGTGGGGGATAAAGTATTAACTAACAAAGAATTTCAAAACCTCTTAGCCCAAAAATCCCCCATCGTGGAAGTAGATGGACAATGGTTAGCTTTGCAACCTGCCGATGTGAAAGCCGCCCAAGATATTTTAGACCAAGCCAATAGTAACATTAACTTAACCGTAGAAGATGCCCTGCGGTTGAGCGGAGGAAACGGAGAAACCATCGCCAAATTACCTGTCGTATCCTTTGAAAGTAGTGGGGCGCTCTCGGAATTAATTAACAGTGTCCATGACTATCAAAAAATCAAAATTCTACCCACTCCCAAAACCTTTAAAGGGGATTTACGGGAATATCAAAAAGCCGGTTTTAGTTGGTTATATTTCCTCGAAAAATGGAACTTAGGGGCTTGTTTAGCCGATGATATGGGTTTGGGTAAAACCATTCAATTGATCGCCTTTTTGCTACGTCTGAAGCAGGATAAACTATTAACTAAGCCTTGCATTATTATTTGTCCTACTTCGGTGATGAATAACTGGGCGCGGGAAATCCAGAAATTTGCCCCTAGTCTCAAGGCATTAATTCACCACGGAGAACAACGGAAAAAGGGTAAAACCTTCGCCAAGGAAGCGAGTAAGCAGGATGTGATGATCACCAGTTATGCCCTCGTATTTCGTGATTTAGATGCCCTCAAGGGGGTTGATTGGCAAGGGGTGATTTTGGATGAGGCTCAAAATATTAAGAATCCCCAAGCGAAGCAAACTCAAGCTATCCGACAGTTAGATGGTGATTTTCGTATCGCTTTAACGGGTACTCCTGTGGAAAATCGTTTATCGGAATTATGGTCAATTTTGGAGTTTTTGAACCCTGGTTATTTAGGCACTCAGCAGTTTTTCCAACGGCGTTTTACTTTACCCATCGAGAAGTATGGCGATCAAGATTCTTTGAAAACTTTACGTTCTTTGGTTCAGCCGTTTATCCTAAGGCGTTTGAAAACGGATAAAAATATTATTCAAGATTTACCCGAAAAGCAGGAGATGAATGTTTATTGTGGTTTATCCCCCGAACAGGCGCACTTATATCAAAGTCTGGTGGATGATTCCCTAGAGAAAATTAATGATAGTAAGGGCATCCAGCGCCATGGTTTGGTGTTAACTTTGTTGATGAAGTTAAAACAGGTGTGTAACCATCCTGCCCATTTCTTGAAAGAAAATCGCCTTGATTTTGAACCACGTTCTGGGAAATTGTTACGGTTAGAAGAGATGCTCGAAGAAATTGTGGCTGAAGGCGATCGCACTTTAATCTTTACCCAATTTACTGAATGGGGAAATCTACTGCAACCCTACCTTGAGAAAAAATTAGGGGTAGATGTGATGTTTTTATCAGGTAGTACCAAAATGGAAAAACGTCAGGAAATGGTAGATCGTTTCCAAAATGACCCCCAAGGCCCTCCTATCTTCATTCTATCCCTCAAAGCGGGGGGAACAGGCTTAAACCTCACCAAAGCTAATCACGTTTTCCACTTCGATAGATGGTGGAATCCTGCGGTAGAAAATCAAGCCACCGATAGGGCTTTTCGTATCGGGCAAACCCAAAATGTACAGGTTCACAAATTTATCTGTAGTGGTACATTGGAGGAAAAAATTAACGATATTCTTGAGAGTAAGAAACAATTGGCAGAACAAACCATCAATAGCGGTGAAGACTGGTTAACGGATTTGGATAGCGATCAATTGAGAAACTTACTTGTCTTAGATCGTAATGCAGTTTTATAA